In Caldisericum sp., the following proteins share a genomic window:
- a CDS encoding aminoacyl-tRNA hydrolase — MNLIVGLGNIGKEYEGTRHNVGFMVIDELSKVWGIKVNIAKFNALIGKGIAKIDGGEFNVILAKPLTYMNLSGRAVKQLMDGFLIPPSNTIVIHDDLDLPLGTIRIKIGGSDAGHKGVRSIKEVVEDPVIRVRIGIGRPERKEDVVSFVLEEFTFDEKPVIKEAIKNAVKAIETIIKDGVPEAQRQFNR, encoded by the coding sequence ATGAACTTAATAGTTGGGCTTGGAAATATTGGAAAAGAGTACGAAGGAACCCGCCATAATGTGGGCTTTATGGTTATTGATGAACTTTCAAAAGTATGGGGCATAAAGGTAAATATTGCAAAATTTAACGCACTTATTGGGAAGGGAATAGCAAAAATAGATGGTGGAGAGTTCAATGTCATTTTAGCAAAGCCACTCACATATATGAACCTCTCTGGAAGGGCTGTTAAGCAACTTATGGATGGCTTCCTTATACCACCTTCAAATACAATTGTTATTCACGACGACCTTGACCTTCCATTGGGGACAATCCGTATAAAAATTGGCGGGTCTGATGCAGGACATAAAGGCGTTCGCTCTATAAAGGAAGTTGTAGAGGACCCTGTTATAAGAGTGCGTATTGGTATTGGACGCCCTGAAAGAAAAGAGGATGTTGTTTCTTTTGTCCTCGAGGAATTTACATTTGACGAAAAGCCTGTAATTAAGGAAGCAATTAAAAACGCAGTAAAGGCAATCGAAACAATCATAAAAGATGGCGTTCCCGAAGCTCAAAGGCAATTTAACAGATGA